One region of Skermanella mucosa genomic DNA includes:
- a CDS encoding CobW family GTP-binding protein — MTTVIAANPTRLPVSVLTGFLGSGKTTLLSRLVRHPGMANTAVIINEFGEIGLDHLLVAESSENTVLLNSGCLCCTVRGDLIDTMRDLFLKRVRGEIPEFDRVVIETTGLADPAPVLHTLMNDPLIAARFRLDGVITTVDAVNGADQLDRHQESVKQAAVADRIVLTKTDIAAPEALADLERRLAALNPAAPLMRAVQGEIEPAGLFDAGLYNPTTKSPDVERWLRAEAYGEDHGHGDHGHGDHGHAHHGHDHHHGHTHDRNRHDDHITAFCMTVEEPLAWEGFATWIETLITLRGPDLLRIKGILNVRESDTPVVVHGVQHVFHPPVRLEAWPSDDHRSRIVFITRDVSRETIEAMFEAYRDASE, encoded by the coding sequence GTGACCACTGTCATCGCCGCCAACCCGACCCGCCTGCCCGTCTCCGTCCTCACCGGCTTCCTGGGCAGCGGCAAGACGACGCTGCTCTCCCGTCTGGTCCGCCATCCCGGCATGGCGAACACGGCGGTGATCATCAACGAGTTCGGCGAGATCGGGCTGGACCACCTGCTGGTCGCCGAAAGCTCGGAGAACACGGTGCTGCTGAACAGCGGCTGCCTGTGCTGCACCGTGCGCGGCGACCTGATCGACACCATGCGCGACCTGTTCCTGAAGCGGGTGCGCGGCGAGATCCCCGAGTTCGACCGCGTCGTGATCGAGACCACCGGCCTCGCCGATCCGGCACCCGTGCTCCATACCCTGATGAATGACCCGCTGATCGCGGCGCGCTTCCGCCTGGACGGCGTGATCACGACGGTGGACGCCGTCAACGGCGCCGACCAGTTGGACCGCCACCAGGAGAGCGTCAAGCAGGCCGCCGTCGCCGACCGGATCGTGCTGACCAAGACCGACATCGCCGCCCCCGAGGCGCTGGCCGACCTGGAGCGGCGGCTGGCCGCGCTGAACCCGGCGGCCCCCCTGATGCGCGCCGTGCAGGGCGAGATCGAGCCGGCCGGGCTGTTCGACGCCGGGCTCTACAATCCGACGACCAAGAGCCCCGACGTGGAGCGGTGGCTGAGGGCAGAGGCCTACGGCGAGGACCACGGGCACGGTGATCATGGGCATGGGGACCACGGGCATGCGCATCACGGCCATGATCACCATCACGGCCACACCCACGACCGGAACCGGCACGACGACCATATCACCGCCTTCTGCATGACGGTCGAGGAGCCGCTGGCCTGGGAAGGGTTCGCCACCTGGATCGAGACGCTGATCACGTTGCGAGGTCCCGACCTGCTGCGGATCAAGGGCATCCTGAACGTGCGGGAGTCCGACACGCCCGTCGTCGTCCACGGCGTCCAGCACGTGTTCCATCCGCCCGTGCGGCTGGAGGCCTGGCCTTCCGACGACCACCGCTCCCGGATCGTCTTCATCACTCGCGACGTCAGCCGCGAGACGATCGAGGCCATGTTCGAAGCCTATCGCGACGCGTCGGAGTGA
- a CDS encoding putative metalloprotease CJM1_0395 family protein: MITSAASSPRASSASTVWLRPIRSMPCGCADACAHVLKSDTSSSVSPSSSSGVNGQSKDGEKRDASGLTEAERDQVKELKKRDTEVRNHERAHQAAGGQYAGSPSYTYQTGPDGRRYAIGGEVSIDISPERDPAATIAKMERIRGAATAPAEPSPQDYKVAAAADKARMEAQRELNAQALEKIQGDGEAEEDGEGSASAGAASDGKAQSIGRSRSGPASAGRTEQGQEENEKEKERDGRRAGQQDGFPEQNGGLVASAARAYRNASALGRAAGGLVGISA; encoded by the coding sequence ATGATCACGAGCGCCGCATCCTCCCCGCGGGCGTCGTCCGCTTCGACGGTTTGGCTGAGGCCGATCCGGTCGATGCCGTGCGGCTGCGCGGATGCCTGCGCCCACGTCCTGAAGAGCGATACCTCATCAAGCGTCTCGCCGTCGTCGTCATCCGGGGTGAACGGTCAGTCGAAGGACGGAGAGAAGCGCGACGCTTCCGGCCTGACCGAGGCCGAGCGGGACCAGGTCAAGGAGCTGAAAAAGCGCGACACGGAGGTTCGCAACCACGAGCGCGCCCATCAGGCCGCCGGCGGCCAATATGCCGGTTCGCCTTCCTACACCTACCAGACCGGCCCGGACGGCAGGCGTTACGCGATCGGCGGGGAAGTGTCGATCGACATCAGCCCGGAACGTGATCCCGCGGCCACCATCGCCAAGATGGAACGGATCAGGGGCGCCGCGACCGCGCCAGCCGAACCGTCGCCCCAGGACTACAAGGTGGCCGCAGCGGCCGACAAGGCGCGCATGGAGGCCCAGCGCGAACTGAACGCCCAGGCCCTGGAGAAGATCCAGGGGGACGGCGAGGCCGAGGAGGACGGGGAAGGGTCCGCCTCCGCAGGGGCCGCCTCCGACGGGAAGGCGCAATCCATCGGCAGGTCCCGGTCCGGTCCGGCGTCTGCCGGGCGAACGGAGCAGGGGCAGGAGGAGAACGAGAAGGAAAAGGAGCGGGACGGACGGCGGGCCGGGCAGCAGGATGGCTTCCCGGAGCAGAACGGCGGCCTCGTGGCCTCTGCCGCCCGGGCCTATCGCAACGCATCCGCCCTGGGACGGGCGGCCGGCGGCCTGGTCGGGATCAGTGCATGA
- a CDS encoding metal-dependent hydrolase: protein MDSITQSLLGAVVAQAGFRRTLGRQAMVAGALLGAVPDLDVVAGFFGPYANWVHHRGITHSIFFGPVVGPFFGWAIWRFHRWRASRRGEPDRPDPPEVLRAWIWLAVLVLFTHPIIDLFTSYGTQLLAPFSRHRFAIDALPIIDPVYSLALIAALVIGTVAKRRPGAAVGSAAAALLFIYAYSLMGWAINESVRTTAREELRRAGQPFGEVLAYPQMFQPWFRRVVAETPESVMVGYRSVFGDRPIEWETYPLQADPLIDRVAATPEAAIFTWFAMGKVFWQVSESPDGAVVEAVDYRYGMWGGDALGFWGIRTQVDRDGHLLGPPVKFQRERSASGSLLRQYWREIWG, encoded by the coding sequence ATGGACAGCATTACGCAAAGCCTGCTCGGCGCCGTGGTCGCGCAGGCCGGATTTAGACGGACGCTCGGGCGGCAGGCCATGGTGGCGGGGGCGCTGCTGGGCGCCGTTCCCGACCTGGACGTGGTCGCCGGCTTCTTCGGCCCCTATGCCAACTGGGTCCACCATCGCGGCATCACCCACTCCATCTTCTTCGGCCCGGTGGTCGGGCCGTTCTTCGGATGGGCGATCTGGCGTTTCCACCGCTGGCGCGCCTCCCGGCGGGGCGAACCCGACCGTCCCGACCCGCCGGAGGTGCTGAGGGCCTGGATCTGGCTGGCGGTCCTGGTGCTGTTCACCCATCCGATCATCGACCTGTTCACCAGCTACGGGACCCAGCTGCTGGCGCCGTTCTCCCGGCACCGCTTCGCGATCGACGCCTTGCCGATCATCGACCCGGTCTACAGCCTGGCCCTGATCGCCGCTCTCGTCATCGGCACCGTGGCGAAGCGCCGGCCGGGGGCCGCGGTCGGATCGGCGGCGGCGGCCCTGCTGTTCATCTACGCCTATTCGCTGATGGGCTGGGCGATCAACGAATCCGTCCGGACCACGGCCCGGGAGGAGCTGCGGCGGGCGGGCCAGCCGTTCGGCGAGGTGCTGGCCTATCCGCAGATGTTCCAGCCCTGGTTCCGCCGGGTCGTCGCCGAGACGCCCGAGTCCGTCATGGTCGGCTACCGCTCCGTCTTCGGCGACCGGCCGATCGAGTGGGAGACCTACCCGCTCCAGGCCGATCCGCTGATCGATCGTGTCGCCGCCACGCCGGAGGCGGCGATCTTCACCTGGTTCGCCATGGGCAAGGTGTTCTGGCAGGTCTCCGAGTCCCCCGACGGCGCGGTGGTCGAGGCGGTCGATTACCGCTACGGCATGTGGGGCGGGGACGCGCTCGGCTTCTGGGGCATCCGGACCCAGGTCGACCGCGACGGACATCTGCTCGGACCGCCTGTCAAGTTCCAGCGGGAGCGGAGCGCTTCCGGCAGCCTGCTGCGGCAGTACTGGCGGGAGATCTGGGGGTAG
- the hrpB gene encoding ATP-dependent helicase HrpB gives MSNPETVFPALPIDPILPEIRRALAGSRHAVLQAPPGAGKTTRVPLALLQEGWLAGGKLIMLEPRRLAARAAARRMAGLLGEAVGETVGYRVRMDSKVGPRTRIEVVTEGVLIRQLQQDPALEGVGAVLFDEFHERSLDADLGLALCLQTRSVLRDDLRLLVMSATLDGAAVAGLLGGAPVVTSEGRAFPVETRHVDPSKARRIEDAVASAVLRALDEEPGNILVFLPGVAEIRRVERQLRDALPGPGILIAPLYGDLPQEQQDQAIGPTPPGRRKVVLATSIAETSLTIEGIRVVVDSGLMRVSRFDPGSGMTRLDTVKVSQASADQRRGRAGRLEPGVCYRLWPEGQHRALQPHTAPEMLAADLAPLALELAQWGVVDPAELCWLDPPPAPALAQARDLLRRLGALDAGDKITPHGRRMASLGMHPRLAHMVLAGDRLGCGALACEIAALLGERDILAGPSAGGAGEPRDGDLRRRVELLRSSDRSGWTVKQVARQARQWQRQLGIGPGGGGVADTGRVLALAYPDRIGQRRPGSDGQYRLSNGRGAYFLKMEPLAAEEFLAVADLDGAKREARIFLAAPLTLAELEEDFADTIETVEFVAWDGREEAVLARRQRRLGELVLKDEPLPDPGGARTAAALCQGIRELGLAVLPWTRELENFRARVEFLRRVEGPDGDWPDLSDAALLDTLEDWLAPFLTGLTRRAHLKRLDLSAALRSLLSWHRQRELDEAAPTHVTVPSGSHIPLDYTGGDVPVLAVRLQEMFGLAETPALARGRVPLVLHLLSPARRPMQVTSDLASFWANTYRHVKADLKGQYPKHYWPDDPLQAEPTSRAKRRGT, from the coding sequence TTGTCCAATCCTGAAACAGTTTTCCCGGCGCTGCCGATAGACCCCATCCTGCCGGAGATCCGCCGGGCCCTGGCGGGCTCCCGCCATGCCGTCCTCCAGGCGCCGCCGGGTGCGGGCAAGACCACGCGCGTCCCGCTGGCGCTGCTGCAGGAGGGTTGGCTGGCGGGAGGCAAGCTGATCATGCTGGAGCCGCGGCGGCTCGCCGCCCGCGCGGCCGCCCGCCGCATGGCCGGGCTGCTCGGCGAGGCGGTCGGCGAGACCGTAGGATATCGGGTACGGATGGACAGCAAGGTCGGTCCGCGGACCCGGATCGAGGTGGTAACCGAGGGCGTCCTGATCCGGCAGCTCCAGCAGGACCCGGCGCTGGAAGGCGTCGGCGCCGTCCTGTTCGACGAATTCCACGAGCGCAGCCTGGACGCCGACCTGGGGCTGGCGCTGTGCCTCCAGACCCGGTCGGTGCTGCGCGACGACCTGCGGCTGCTGGTGATGTCGGCGACTCTGGACGGCGCCGCGGTCGCCGGGCTGCTGGGCGGCGCCCCCGTCGTCACCAGCGAAGGCCGCGCCTTCCCGGTCGAGACCCGCCATGTCGACCCGTCCAAGGCGCGCCGGATCGAGGACGCCGTCGCATCGGCGGTTCTCCGCGCGCTGGACGAGGAGCCGGGCAATATCCTGGTCTTCCTGCCCGGCGTCGCCGAGATCCGCCGCGTCGAACGGCAACTTCGGGACGCCCTGCCGGGGCCGGGCATCCTGATCGCCCCGCTCTACGGCGATCTGCCCCAGGAGCAGCAGGACCAGGCGATCGGGCCGACGCCGCCGGGCCGGCGCAAGGTCGTGCTGGCGACCTCGATCGCCGAGACCAGCCTGACGATCGAGGGAATCCGGGTGGTCGTGGACAGCGGCCTGATGCGCGTCTCCCGCTTCGATCCGGGCAGCGGCATGACCCGGCTGGACACGGTCAAGGTCAGCCAGGCCTCGGCCGACCAGCGCCGGGGCCGTGCCGGGCGCCTGGAGCCCGGAGTCTGCTACCGGCTGTGGCCGGAGGGGCAGCACCGCGCGCTGCAACCCCACACCGCGCCGGAGATGCTGGCCGCCGACCTCGCGCCGCTGGCGCTGGAGCTCGCCCAGTGGGGCGTGGTCGATCCCGCAGAACTGTGCTGGCTGGACCCGCCGCCGGCGCCGGCCCTGGCCCAGGCCCGCGACCTGCTGCGCCGCCTCGGCGCGCTCGACGCCGGGGACAAGATCACGCCGCACGGCCGGCGGATGGCGTCGCTCGGCATGCATCCCCGCCTCGCCCACATGGTGCTGGCCGGCGACCGGCTGGGCTGCGGCGCGCTGGCCTGCGAGATCGCCGCCCTGCTGGGGGAACGCGATATCCTGGCCGGACCCTCGGCCGGGGGAGCCGGCGAGCCGCGGGACGGCGACCTGCGCCGCCGGGTCGAGTTGCTGCGGTCTTCCGACCGGAGCGGCTGGACGGTGAAGCAGGTGGCGCGGCAGGCCCGCCAGTGGCAGCGTCAGCTGGGTATCGGGCCGGGCGGCGGCGGCGTGGCCGACACCGGCCGCGTCCTGGCGCTGGCCTATCCCGACCGGATCGGCCAGCGCCGACCGGGAAGCGACGGCCAGTACCGGCTGAGCAACGGGCGCGGCGCCTATTTCCTGAAGATGGAGCCCTTGGCCGCCGAGGAGTTCCTGGCGGTCGCCGACCTGGACGGCGCCAAGCGGGAGGCCCGCATCTTCCTGGCCGCCCCCCTGACCCTGGCCGAGCTGGAAGAGGATTTCGCCGACACCATCGAGACGGTGGAGTTCGTCGCCTGGGACGGCAGGGAGGAGGCGGTGCTCGCCCGCCGCCAGCGCCGGCTGGGCGAACTGGTCCTGAAGGACGAGCCGCTGCCCGACCCGGGAGGCGCCCGGACAGCCGCCGCCCTGTGCCAGGGCATCCGCGAGCTGGGCCTCGCCGTCCTGCCCTGGACCCGGGAGCTGGAGAATTTCCGCGCGCGGGTCGAGTTCCTGCGCCGGGTCGAGGGTCCGGACGGCGACTGGCCGGATCTGTCCGACGCGGCGCTGCTCGACACGCTGGAGGACTGGCTGGCGCCGTTCCTGACCGGCCTGACCCGCCGCGCCCACCTGAAGCGGCTGGACCTGTCGGCGGCGCTCCGGTCGCTGCTGTCCTGGCACCGGCAGCGCGAGCTGGACGAGGCGGCGCCGACCCATGTCACGGTGCCCAGCGGGTCCCATATACCGCTGGACTATACGGGAGGCGACGTGCCGGTGCTGGCGGTCCGGCTCCAGGAGATGTTCGGCCTGGCGGAGACCCCGGCACTGGCCCGCGGCCGGGTTCCCTTGGTCCTGCACCTGTTGTCGCCGGCCCGCCGGCCGATGCAGGTGACCAGCGATCTCGCCAGCTTCTGGGCCAACACCTACCGGCACGTTAAGGCCGACCTGAAGGGCCAGTATCCCAAGCATTACTGGCCCGACGACCCCCTCCAGGCCGAACCGACCAGCCGCGCCAAGCGGCGCGGCACCTGA
- a CDS encoding methyl-accepting chemotaxis protein has translation MENASSPALPPAVRLLADWRAFCAFQSRCLDSLRNEVEETSRIVEQSTLDISSGFRDLALSADEQGKRVQEIIANANIVELEGERVPIEQVMVLMQSILVEMVNNIVSLSMQAMRMVYLLDDVVQDVEVVGKFIGEIEEINQQTSFLALNASIEAARAGAAGKTFHVVAGEVRELSAGTAALAERMRQTVGAVSRGVTRGYDILRTIAESDLSPQLLAKERIDLAMSGLILQADHFTSVLGEAVTASADMSRNIGQIVVRLQFQDLAKQRLDHVMDGMTAMNAGLADLDSATRSAHPALRDVPDRSGWLATLAPPARAGSVREQDLRGLLLGGSGLDGLGALDAEVAAEDQGIELF, from the coding sequence ATGGAAAACGCATCATCTCCGGCCCTCCCGCCCGCGGTCCGCCTGCTCGCCGATTGGCGGGCCTTCTGTGCCTTCCAGTCCCGATGCCTCGATAGTCTCCGCAACGAAGTCGAGGAGACCAGCCGCATCGTCGAACAGAGCACGCTGGACATCAGCAGCGGTTTCCGCGACCTCGCCTTGTCGGCGGACGAGCAGGGAAAGCGGGTGCAGGAGATCATCGCGAACGCGAACATCGTCGAGTTGGAAGGCGAGCGCGTCCCGATCGAGCAGGTCATGGTGCTGATGCAGAGTATCCTGGTCGAGATGGTGAACAACATCGTCTCGCTGTCCATGCAGGCGATGCGCATGGTGTATCTGCTGGACGACGTGGTCCAGGACGTCGAGGTGGTCGGCAAGTTCATCGGCGAGATCGAGGAAATCAACCAGCAGACCAGCTTCCTGGCGCTGAACGCCAGCATCGAGGCGGCGCGCGCAGGCGCCGCCGGAAAGACCTTCCATGTGGTCGCGGGAGAGGTGCGTGAGCTTTCCGCCGGGACCGCGGCCCTGGCCGAGCGGATGCGCCAGACCGTCGGGGCCGTTTCGCGCGGGGTGACGCGCGGCTACGACATCCTGCGGACCATCGCCGAATCAGACCTGTCGCCCCAGCTGCTTGCCAAGGAGCGCATCGACCTCGCCATGTCCGGCCTGATCCTCCAGGCGGACCATTTCACCTCGGTGCTGGGCGAAGCCGTCACGGCCTCCGCCGACATGAGCCGGAACATCGGCCAGATCGTCGTCCGCCTCCAGTTCCAGGATTTGGCGAAGCAGCGGCTGGACCATGTGATGGATGGCATGACGGCGATGAACGCCGGCCTGGCCGATCTCGACTCCGCCACCCGGTCGGCACATCCGGCATTGCGCGACGTGCCCGACCGCTCCGGCTGGCTGGCGACCCTGGCGCCTCCCGCACGGGCGGGATCGGTCCGGGAGCAGGACCTGCGCGGGCTGCTGCTGGGCGGCAGCGGGCTGGACGGGCTGGGCGCCCTCGATGCGGAGGTTGCGGCGGAGGACCAAGGGATCGAGCTGTTCTGA
- a CDS encoding SLC13 family permease, translating into MTLFVLIVFAVTYAGMALGRFPGLRIDRTGIALVAAILMLAGGALDSGQVAGAVDFPTLFILFGLMILSAQFASAGFYDWCALRIARAGRSPRTLLAVTVAVGGGLSAVLANDVVVFAMTPMLCAGLKGRGLDPRPYLIALAGAANAGSAATLIGNPQNIVIGQVGGLDFWRFLAACGVPALVALACVFVTVSVVWRGRLTDAGNPAFADLPEPDLDRWQFGKALVATAALMVMFGMPLPHEVGVLLIAGMLLISRSLESRRMVGMVDWPLLVLFACLFAINSSLERTGLPADAVAALASAGLLPDRLAVLAPLSVVASNTIGNVPAVVLLLAVWPQPPEGALYGLALLSTLAGNLLILGSLANIIVVERARAVGVRLGFLEHARCGIPMTAFSLAFACVWLWATGLMPLK; encoded by the coding sequence GTGACCTTGTTCGTTCTCATCGTCTTCGCCGTCACCTATGCGGGCATGGCGCTGGGGCGGTTCCCCGGCCTGCGGATCGACCGCACCGGCATCGCCCTGGTGGCCGCCATCCTGATGCTCGCGGGCGGGGCGCTGGACAGCGGCCAGGTCGCGGGAGCGGTCGATTTCCCGACGCTGTTCATCCTGTTCGGGCTGATGATCCTGTCGGCGCAGTTCGCGTCCGCCGGCTTCTACGACTGGTGCGCGCTTCGGATCGCACGGGCCGGCCGGTCGCCCCGGACACTTCTGGCCGTCACCGTCGCGGTCGGCGGCGGGCTGTCGGCCGTGCTGGCGAACGATGTGGTGGTGTTCGCCATGACGCCGATGCTGTGCGCCGGGCTGAAGGGGCGGGGCCTCGATCCGCGCCCGTACCTGATCGCCCTGGCCGGCGCCGCCAACGCGGGGTCGGCCGCGACCCTGATCGGCAACCCGCAGAACATCGTGATCGGGCAGGTCGGCGGGCTGGATTTCTGGCGGTTCCTGGCGGCCTGCGGCGTGCCGGCGCTGGTCGCGCTGGCGTGCGTGTTCGTCACCGTGTCCGTGGTATGGCGCGGGCGCCTGACCGATGCCGGCAACCCCGCCTTCGCCGACCTGCCGGAACCGGACCTGGACCGCTGGCAGTTCGGCAAGGCGCTCGTCGCGACCGCCGCGCTGATGGTGATGTTCGGGATGCCGCTCCCGCACGAGGTGGGCGTCCTGCTGATCGCCGGCATGCTGCTGATCAGCCGCAGCCTGGAGAGCCGGCGCATGGTCGGCATGGTGGATTGGCCGCTGCTGGTCCTGTTCGCCTGTCTGTTCGCGATCAACTCCTCCCTGGAACGCACCGGCCTGCCGGCCGATGCCGTGGCCGCGCTGGCATCCGCCGGGCTGCTGCCGGACCGCCTTGCCGTGCTCGCCCCTCTCTCGGTCGTCGCCAGCAACACCATCGGCAACGTGCCCGCGGTGGTCCTGCTGCTGGCGGTCTGGCCCCAGCCGCCGGAAGGTGCCCTGTACGGGCTGGCCCTGCTGTCCACCTTGGCGGGGAACCTGCTGATACTGGGCAGCCTCGCCAACATCATCGTGGTCGAGCGGGCACGCGCCGTGGGGGTGCGGCTTGGCTTCCTGGAACATGCCCGGTGCGGCATACCTATGACCGCATTCTCACTCGCCTTTGCGTGTGTGTGGTTGTGGGCAACCGGGCTGATGCCGTTGAAGTGA
- a CDS encoding BaiN/RdsA family NAD(P)/FAD-dependent oxidoreductase — MSQATRFDAIVIGAGAAGLMCAMSAGRRGRSVLLIDHAEKAGKKILISGGGRCNFTNLHTAPDRFVSANRHFAISALKRYTQHDFIALVRRHGIAFHEKKLGQLFCDDSARDIVGMLLRECDEAGVRLALETSVTRIARDGLFRVETSRATFESESLVIATGGLSIPKMGATGFGYRIAEQFGLKVLPTRAGLVPFTFADADPRNFKDLAGVACEASVRCGGTAFDEAILFTHRGISGPAILQISSYWRDGDTVEIDMLPGLDAAAHLKRLAAERPKAEVKTVLSEVLPRRLAHRVTPAGLDGRPAGQVRDRDWLGLAEDLRHWRITPAGTEGYRTAEVTLGGVDTSELSSKTLEARKVPGLFFIGEVVDVTGWLGGYNFQWAWSSGFCAGQFA, encoded by the coding sequence ATGAGCCAAGCCACCCGATTCGACGCCATCGTGATCGGCGCCGGCGCCGCAGGGCTGATGTGCGCCATGTCCGCCGGGCGCCGGGGCCGGAGCGTGCTGCTGATCGACCACGCCGAGAAGGCCGGCAAGAAGATCCTGATCTCCGGCGGGGGGCGGTGCAACTTCACCAACCTGCACACGGCGCCGGACCGGTTCGTCTCGGCCAACCGGCATTTCGCGATCTCGGCGCTGAAGCGCTATACCCAGCACGACTTCATCGCCCTGGTCCGGCGGCACGGCATCGCCTTCCACGAGAAGAAGCTGGGCCAGCTGTTCTGCGACGACAGCGCGCGGGACATCGTCGGCATGCTGCTGCGCGAGTGCGACGAGGCGGGCGTCCGGCTGGCGCTGGAGACGTCGGTCACGCGGATCGCCCGTGACGGCCTGTTCCGGGTGGAGACGTCGCGCGCGACGTTCGAGTCGGAGAGCTTGGTGATCGCGACCGGCGGGCTGTCGATCCCCAAGATGGGGGCTACCGGGTTCGGCTACCGGATCGCCGAGCAGTTCGGGCTGAAGGTGCTGCCGACCCGCGCCGGGCTGGTCCCCTTCACCTTCGCCGATGCCGACCCGCGCAACTTCAAGGACCTTGCCGGCGTGGCGTGCGAGGCGTCGGTGCGTTGCGGGGGCACCGCCTTCGACGAGGCGATCCTGTTCACCCACCGCGGCATCAGCGGACCGGCCATCCTGCAGATCTCGTCCTACTGGCGCGACGGCGACACGGTCGAGATCGACATGCTGCCCGGCTTGGACGCGGCGGCGCACCTGAAGCGGCTGGCCGCCGAGCGGCCCAAGGCGGAGGTGAAGACCGTGCTGTCGGAGGTGCTGCCCCGCCGCCTCGCCCACCGGGTGACGCCCGCCGGGCTGGACGGCCGGCCGGCGGGACAGGTGCGGGACCGCGACTGGCTCGGCCTCGCCGAAGACCTGCGGCACTGGCGGATCACGCCGGCCGGGACCGAAGGCTACCGGACCGCGGAGGTGACGCTGGGCGGGGTCGATACGTCGGAGCTTTCCTCCAAGACACTGGAAGCCCGCAAGGTGCCGGGCCTTTTCTTCATCGGCGAGGTGGTTGACGTCACCGGCTGGCTGGGCGGCTACAATTTCCAATGGGCTTGGTCGTCCGGCTTTTGCGCAGGCCAATTCGCCTGA
- a CDS encoding Fur family transcriptional regulator: MAITTPPARPSAQPAAAHDHRHCVSGALARAEALCASRGARLTPIRRQVLELVWSGHRPRGAYAILEDMQVDGRRVAPLTVYRALDFLVEHGLVHRLESLNAYIGCPDPDHAHAGQFLVCRDCGNAIELNDQHVSAAIAESARSRGFQIDRPTVEVRGLCPACQNSLTSSPEKAEP, from the coding sequence ATGGCGATCACCACACCTCCGGCCCGGCCCTCGGCCCAGCCCGCGGCCGCTCACGATCACCGGCACTGCGTATCCGGCGCCCTGGCGCGCGCGGAGGCGCTGTGCGCGTCGCGCGGCGCCAGGCTCACCCCCATCCGGCGCCAGGTGCTGGAACTGGTGTGGAGCGGGCACCGTCCGCGGGGCGCCTACGCGATCCTGGAGGACATGCAGGTGGACGGCCGCCGGGTGGCGCCGCTGACGGTCTACCGCGCGCTCGATTTCCTGGTCGAGCACGGGCTGGTCCATCGCCTGGAGAGCCTGAACGCCTATATCGGCTGTCCCGACCCCGACCATGCCCATGCCGGCCAGTTCCTGGTATGCAGGGACTGCGGCAACGCGATCGAACTGAACGACCAGCACGTCAGCGCCGCCATCGCCGAAAGCGCCCGCTCCCGGGGGTTCCAGATCGACCGGCCGACGGTCGAGGTGCGCGGGCTCTGCCCCGCCTGCCAGAATTCGCTAACGTCATCTCCTGAGAAAGCCGAACCGTGA
- a CDS encoding DUF779 domain-containing protein, producing MVERVTVTPAAVAVIEKLKAIHGDLAFHQSGGCCDGSAPMCFAAGEFRTGAQDVHLGEIVGCRFFIGAAQFEYWSHTQLIIDVVPGRGAGFSLEAPEGVRFLTRSRVFTDEEVAELEAAGPPPRGDA from the coding sequence ATGGTAGAACGCGTCACCGTCACGCCGGCCGCCGTCGCCGTCATCGAGAAGCTGAAGGCGATCCACGGCGACCTGGCATTCCACCAATCCGGCGGCTGCTGCGACGGCAGCGCGCCGATGTGCTTCGCGGCGGGCGAGTTCCGCACCGGCGCGCAGGACGTACATCTGGGCGAGATCGTCGGCTGCCGGTTCTTCATCGGAGCCGCGCAGTTCGAATACTGGTCGCACACGCAGCTGATCATCGACGTGGTGCCGGGCCGGGGCGCCGGCTTCTCGCTGGAGGCTCCGGAAGGCGTGCGTTTCCTGACCCGCAGCCGGGTCTTCACGGACGAGGAGGTCGCGGAACTGGAAGCGGCCGGGCCGCCGCCGCGCGGCGACGCCTGA